In a single window of the Elaeis guineensis isolate ETL-2024a chromosome 4, EG11, whole genome shotgun sequence genome:
- the LOC105043406 gene encoding DNA-directed RNA polymerases II, IV and V subunit 6A, with the protein MADDDYNDMDFGGYEDEPPEPEVEEGGEEERENNNDDVPDDVVGAEAEEKEQVSVERPRKTSKYMTKYERARILGTRALQISMNAPVMVELEGETDPLEIAMKELRERKIPFTIRRYLPDGSYEDWGVDELIVEDSWKRQVGGD; encoded by the exons ATGGCGGACGATGACTACAACGACATGGACTTCGGGGG GTATGAAGATGAGCCTCCAGAACCTGAGGTGGAG gaaggaggagaggaggagCGAGAAAACAACAATGACGATGTTCCAGATGATGTGGTGGGTGCAGAAGCTGAAGAAAAGGAGCAAGTATCTGTCGAACGGCCTCGGAAAACATCAAAATACATGACAAAATATGAACGTGCTAGAATCCTGGGCACACGAGCTTTGCAAATTAG TATGAATGCACCAGTGATGGTTGAGCTAGAGGGCGAGACTGATCCTTTGGAG ATTGCAATGAAGGAACTTCGAGAGCGTAAGATACCATTCACAATCCGGCGGTATCTGCCAGATGGAAG TTATGAGGACTGGGGAGTAGATGAACTTATAGTGGAGGACTCGTGGAAGAGGCAAGTTGGTGGGGACTGA